A genomic segment from Aegilops tauschii subsp. strangulata cultivar AL8/78 chromosome 1, Aet v6.0, whole genome shotgun sequence encodes:
- the LOC109741077 gene encoding uncharacterized mitochondrial protein AtMg00310-like, which translates to MGVFKLPMSVCDDLNRMVRNCWWGASEGKRKTHWLAWPKILAHKTQGGLGFRDFRAFNQALLARQVWRLLINPHSLCAQVLKARYYPEGRLEDTVFSGNASPTWQAIQYGLKLLKKGLVWRVGDGRNIRIWRDRWIPREPSRQLITQQGTCRLRRVAELLHEDGAWHLDLLHRYFHPADVEVISSIRTSTRVTDDIIAWAPEKNGIFTVRSAYRFAMDERERPLATATSRAPDGHRAF; encoded by the coding sequence ATGGGGGTGTTTAAGCTACCAATGTCTGTATGTGATGACCTCAACCGTATGGTCCGGAACTGCTGGTGGGGTGCATCGGAAGGGAAGAGGAAGACACATTGGCTAGCATGGCCAAAGATCTTGGCGCACAAAACTCAGGGCGGGCTGGGTTTCCGCGATTTTCGCGCCTTCAACCAGGCCCTCCTTGCCCGGCAGGTGTGGCGCTTACTAATTAATCCTCACAGCTTATGTGCGCAGGTGCTCAAGGCGAGGTATTACCCCGAGGGCCGCCTCGAGGATACAGTCTTCTCCGGCAACGCCTCCCCTACGTGGCAGGCCATTCAATATGGCCTCAAGCTTCTCAAGAAGGGCCTCGTCTGGCGTGTAGGGGATGGCCGAAACATCCGGATTTGGCGAGATCGTTGGATCCCCCGCGAGCCTTCACGCCAACTTATTACCCAACAGGGTACCTGCCGACTACGACGAGTGGCCGAGCTCCTGCACGAGGACGGGGCATGGCATCTTGACCTGCTCCATCGCTACTTCCACCCGGCAGACGTGGAGGTGATCTCCAGCATACGTACTTCGACCCGCGTTACCGACGACATCATCGCATGGGCTCCGGAGAAGAACGGTATCTTCACCGTTCGATCCGCTTACCGGTTCGCCATGGACGAGCGCGAGCGTCCACTGGCCACCGCCACGAGCAGGGCACCGGATGGTCATCGCGCCTTCTAA